The Setaria viridis chromosome 9, Setaria_viridis_v4.0, whole genome shotgun sequence sequence GTTAATTCTTTTGTCAGAAGTCCGAATTTTACTACCAAATGCTGAAGTGCTGGGTGCCTGAACTATCTTGCTTTTAtgaagtaatgcaagatttttGAGCCTTGATGAATCAGTTATGCACTGCTTTATTTGTCAATATATTCAGCCCTAGCACTGCTGTCTGTTCTCCAGTAAGATTGCTTAGGTCGGATCGTAGCACTGAAGTTTTTGCTAAATAGGATTCTGTATCAGTTTATCTGGGTTGACTCCAAATGCAGATATCTCAATCTCATGTCAAATCTTACTGGGTTGTAATTATTATCGTTAAAAAATAAGCTTGACATTCATTGTTTGGCACTTATTTTTGGTGTTCTAATTCTATCTTTCATTAATTTGCAGAGTGAACGGCTGAGGCAATCTATATTGGAGAAAGTTCAGGCAAAGCAATTTGAGGCACTGGCCTCTGTTGAGGACAAGATACTACGAAAAATACGGGATAAAGAGGCGGAAGTGGAGACCATTAACAAAAGGAACTCTGAACTTGAGGACCAGATTAAGCAGTTGGCAGTGGAAGTTGGTGCTTGGCAGCAAAGGGCCAAGTACAATGAGAGCATGATCAATGCACTCAAGTACAACCTGGAACAGGTATGTGCCCATCAGAGCAAGGATTTCAAGGAAGGCTGTGGCGATAGCGAGGTAGATGACACGGCATCCTGTTGCAACGGTGGTGCCGTCAATTTGCAACTGATGCCGAAGGAGAACAGGCAACCGAAGGATTTGACGGCCTGCAGGGTCTGTAAATCAAGTGAGGCATGCATGCTGTTGCTGCCTTGTCGGCATCTTTGCCTTTGCAAGGAGTGCGAAAGCAAGCTGAGCTTCTGCCCCTTGTGCCAGTCCTCGAAGATACTTGGCATGGAGATATACATGTAGAGTAGAATTTATGTACCGCATGAGTATCTTATGAGGTATCTTGCGAGATACTGTGTTAATATGTCAATCTATTCCAAACTCTAGAACCTGTGTATCACTATGATTTGTCACTGGATCGAAAAGACTGCCGTTTATGGTAGATTTGCCGCTGCAAATTTCTATCAGAAGTTCATGCTTGATTTGTAATAAACTTCTCGGTAGAGTTTATTTTGTCATCTTTTGTGACTGGTTGTTGCCGGCGTTGCATTTCCATCGCCACACCTTTTCAAATTGCAGCAGACCTTCATTTTGTTATTCGCTAAATACAACTCAAAAGTCAAAAGTATTGATTATCACTTAGAAGTTGTAATTTCAGTTAAGATGTCTTCAATCATAAGGATTGGACGAGTCAAAGCACTACATGAATTGCACAGCAGCTTCGGTTGAATTAGCAATTCGAATGCAGATCAGATcagcctcttttttttttctaaaaaagaaaagttcaGGTGCGAGTTCTTGAATGAGCATGAAAGTGCAAGCCACTGTTTGAAGCAATCATATAAACTGGCGATGCGCGTAACTATTGTATATCTCAGAATTTGGTTGCCGTACACGCATTGGCTATGCCACTTGATAACCTATCTTCTGGCGGATTACGAGCAATTATGACCTGGTGGTTAGCAGAAAGGCACCAATAGCCTTGTCGTTCAAGCCCAGCAAATCAATTACCCGGTGGCATTCtcttgttggcttgttgcctGCTGGCCCGGCCATCTCTCTCATAGGTTAGGGGCTTAGGGCAATAGCAAGGCTGTATTCAGGAGAATGAACAAACAATGCAGAGTACAGTTGCTAGCACCAGAGAAATCGATCGTCCAGATACGCCCTACAAATATTCTTTGTTTAGATCCTGACCCTACACGCGGCCTCCGAAGACCACAATCAAATCAACAAATCCTCCCCACAGATGGTATCCCGCAAAATTAGTGGTAGACGGCGATGCTGCTGCCTTGGACAGTTGTACTCCCTCCACCTTGTCCAGTTGTGTCTTTGACGCCTCCGAAATCCAAATCGACGGTCCCAGCAAAGAAAGCTGCCGGGGGGCCGGACCACGCCACGCCAGCTTTGGGCTAGCCGTGCGTGCCCGGCCGCCTCGCGCAACAGGATCCGCCTGCCGCTGTCGCCGTAGCTGTACCACCACCACTTCTCCATGACTCCACCCGTCCCGTCCGCAGCACCACAGCGACACGCGAGACCGAgacgcccccgccgctgcctgcCCCGCCGCGATCCAGCGTTATCTCGCGTGGCTCCAGCACGAACCCACCCGTGGTGGCGGACGGGCGGAGCAAGCAGCAACGGGGGCGGAGCGCCCTATCCATGTGAGCTAACGAACGTTGCGACCGCGAGCCAGCCTTGGCCACCCCCGGCCGAATTGGATCCCCCACCACGCCAGCCAGCACAGCCTCCCCTCGTGCCCCCATCCAGCGTCATCATAGCCATCGTCTCCTCTCGTTTAGCAGCTAGCCATAGGCCATAGCCAGCCAGCACACggcccccccgccgccccctccgctcCGCCCTCCcctcttccctcccctccgtccTGGCCGGGCCCACCAGGCATTCCTGAACTCCCCGCCCGCATCAAATCCCCCACCCGTGCCGtggccgcgcccgcccccgcgTGCCCGAATCCCGCCGCAATCCGGCTGGTTTCCCCCCGTGCGCGGCGCAGCAGCGGGCCGTAATGGCGCTgtccgcgtcggcggcggcgtcggccggcCGGGGGTCGCGGGCGGAGAAGGTCAGGAGGATCTTCGAGCGCTTCGACGCCAACGGGGACGGCGGGCTCGACCGGGACGAGATGGccgcgctcgtcgtcgccgtcaaCCCGCGGGTCAAGTTCAGCGACGACCAGATCTCCGCCATCCTCGATGAGGTGTTCCGCACTTACGCCGAGTTCATCCTCCCCGACGGCAGGGGACTCTCGCTCCCGGGGCTGCTCCGCACCTACGACGACGGCG is a genomic window containing:
- the LOC117837586 gene encoding probable BOI-related E3 ubiquitin-protein ligase 2, translated to MAFFSHHHLQQPHPQQAPPPPQHQQQQVLPSFRNALPVPVDGQIPAPLAFFNPPPAFPEQPAQAPLVDAVGLTAAAGLGWRQPREQELLGENSQMSSIDFLQTGSAVSTGLALSLEDRRHGGGGGGAGNSSGDSPLLLLPMLDDDISREVQRLDADMDRFIKAQSERLRQSILEKVQAKQFEALASVEDKILRKIRDKEAEVETINKRNSELEDQIKQLAVEVGAWQQRAKYNESMINALKYNLEQVCAHQSKDFKEGCGDSEVDDTASCCNGGAVNLQLMPKENRQPKDLTACRVCKSSEACMLLLPCRHLCLCKECESKLSFCPLCQSSKILGMEIYM